AATCTTCACTGACCGCAGCCCGGGGCTGTGAACAAGCCCCCGTACCATAGCCGCGACCGCCTTGCAGTCATCCCGGCGGATGCCGCGGGCCAGAGCGGCGGCGAAATTCCGGTTAATGGCCAGCTCGCGGTACAGCGGCAGAACGGCGCGGGCAATCCGGCGGTGAACCTCCGTACTGAACGTAAACTGCACCAATCCCGGCGGGATGGTAGTGCCGTTCGTATACACCAGGGTGGGAAGCGGAAAATCAAAGTCTACAAAATACCCGATCGCGTTCGTGCCATATCCCTGCCGGGCGGCCTGAGGAGCCGCAAGCTTCAACAGCTTGCCCATAAGATCAAGGTCGGCGCCGACGACCGCGCGCGTCCAGGCGCTCGCATAGCTGCGGCCTCCGGCAATTGCCCGGTAGAACGGCAGCATGCCCTTCGCCACTTTGACCAGTACATCTGCCGTAACGGCCGCGTCTTTCTTTTTCGTTGTTTTAAGCATCCGTTAGTCCTCCTTTGCCGATAACTGTCTGCTATAAGGTATGGACTTCAGGCATACATCCGTATGGGCTATTGATTAAACAAGCGGAATATATATCTTGATTCTCATGTCTTCTGGAAAGGTGGATTTCCGCACATCCGTTACTTCATAATCAGGCCCTTCCCGGCGATCATAATTGGACTCTGGCAGCCATACGCCGTAAATGAAATCCCGTTTTTTCTGAATATGCTCCGCGGGACCGTAGGCTTTGAATTGAGCGTATTTCCCTTCCGGCAGTTCGAATTTGACGTATTGGCTGTCCGGCACCTCCGCGAATTCTCCGGCTTCTTCCCCTACGATAAAAGAGAATCCACCATCGTCCTGAAAGCGGCACGAAACACCATAGGCCATATCGGGCGCCAGTCTGTGCGGGATATGCTGATAGCGGCCGTTTCTTCCGAATTCATCGTAAAAGCCGGGAATGTCCCGGTAATGCCGGCCTTCATCTAAATGTGTCTTATACTCACAGCCAATGATCCGTGTGCGGTTCAATTGCACAATTGCCGGTTTGCCCATCTCGAATTCTTCAATTCCCTTTGTCTGATAATCCAGAAAGCTGATTGGAGGCTGTCCGGTGAGTACTGCATTCTCCTTACGGAATTTCCCGGGCGTCATCCCTGCATAGCTCTCAAACGCGCGCGTAAAAGCCTCCTGCGAATGATACTGAAAAGCCACGGCAATCGGGAGAATGCCTTCATCCGAATCCAATAGAAGTTTGGACGCTTCGGTAAGCCTTCGTTTGCGGATATACTCTTGCACGGTAAAACCCGAAATGGCGAGAAAAAGACGCTGAAAATGAAACGGGGAGAAGGAAGCTGAAGATGCGATTTCCTGAATGCCAATCTCCTGCTGCAAATGACGTTCGATATAATCCACGGCTTTCTGAATTTGCAAATAGTATTGCATGGCTGCATTCCTTTCTTCGGCTAAAGTCTAAAATCAAGATCATTATAACCGGAGTACTCACGGGATTATTGATTTGAAATGCGCTCCTTTGCTGTTGTTCCGGCGGCTTGCCTCTTTCCTTTTTGCGGAGCATTTGGTATGCTTATTATAATAATTCTTATGTAGAAAATCTTACGATTTAACATCCGGCAGCGTAACTTGATAAAGACATGCTTTCCACAATCGATAGCGTCTTTATCAACCGGGGAGGGAGGAATGATCATGAATCCTATGGATACAATCACCCAGCAATTTGCCGCCCATAATTACAAGCTAACCTCGCAGCGTGAAGCTATCGTCAAGGTTCTGCTTGACAATGAAAAGGACCATTTGAGCGTCGAAGAGGTGTATATGCTCGTCAAGGGGAGCTATCCGCAGCTCGGTTTAGCTACGGTATACCGTACGCTGGAGCTATTGTGCGAACTTCATATCGTCGAGAAAATGAACTTCGGCGACGGAGTCTCCCGTTACGACCTGCGCAGCGAAGGACATGATCATATGCATCATCATCTGATCTGCCAATCCTGCGGCAAAGTGGCCGAAATCAAGGATGATTGGCTTGAAGAGCTGGAGAGCAAACTGGAGAAGGAATACGGATTTGCGGTAACCGACCATCGTCTCGATTTCAAAGGGACTTACCGGATTTGCACGGGCAGCGGCTGCAAGCGGGAAAAGAATGGCCAGGCGATATCGTAATTAGGTATAATCCGATGCTATTACTATAAGAACAAGGGAGTGTTCCGCCGGAACGGCGGAGACGCTCTCTTTTTTATCGAGTCCATAAGTTTCGCGTGGCTCATTATCCCCGAATGCTGCGCTTATGTCACTGGCTCCGGTTCGGAACGAACGAGCGGATCCAGCTCCCGAAGCTGCCGGGGTTGCGGCTCTGCACGAGGACGACGCCTTCTCCCCGGAACCGGCAGACGATTGCCTCGCCGCTGGTCAGGCTGGAGAGCCAGCCGGAAGCGGCTTTTTCAATCCGGTAGTCCATGTAATCCGGCCAGGCGACGAGATGACCGTTGTCGATAATCATCTCTTCGCCGGGTTCCAGATTAATTGCATGAATCGCCCCGAACGAAGAAAGGAAGACTGTGCCGCGCCCACTGATCTCCACAATGAAAAAGCCTTCGCCGGAGAAGAGGCCCCGGGCCAGATTTTGCATCTTCGTATTGACCTGAATGCCCTGGGTGCCGGCCAGAAATCCGTCTTTCTGCACGTACAGCTTGTACGACCCGTCAAGCTCAATCGCCTGGATATCCCCGATCGCCCCCGGCGAGAGCAGCACTTCGCTTTGTCCACGGACCGCCGTAAGCTCCTGGAAAAAGAATTTCTCGCCGCTCAGCATCCGGCCAAGCCCGCGCATCAATCCGCCGTCGACGGTGCCCCTTAGCTCGACATTCGGCGACATCGCAACCATCGCGCCCATCTCCGCTTTTACGCTTTCGCCGGGATTCAATTGCACCTTCAGCATCGCAAAAGCGCCTTCATATAAAATGTCATATTTCATGATGCATACCTCCAAAATTGTTCTGAAATGATAGAATATGGCTCTTGCATAAGTATAGTACGAATCATCCTATCGTTCTATCAGCGCCGGCAACGGAATAGAGTAGATTATCCGCCAGCTGCACATGTCCGAAATCCGGGACTGCATCCAGATGAAATTATGGCCTGCGGCGGATTACAGGCGTTTGAAAGAAGGTCTTTCCGGTTATAAAAGTGATACATTGACCGGCTTTCACTGCTGCTAAAGTGTTACTACCTTTCCACGAAGCGAGGTGCAATGATAATGAACAATAATCTGCCAAACAAACGAGTATTAACCGGATTCCGCATCTCCGTGCTGTTAATGGCAGCGGCGCTGCTGTTTGTCATATGGGGACAAGCCGTATCGGCGAAATCCGCGGCGTACCCGGCACCGGGCTATTATAAATCGGCTGCAAAAGGACTGACTGCGACCGTCCGAAAAGAAGCGATCGGCATTTATCAGGGACAGGCCGATCCTCATACCGTAGAGATTACGGTGTACGGCGAGCCGATTGATCTTCAGTTCGGCGAAGCGCTGGAAGCTCGAGTAGAGAAGCTGGAAGAGGGGACGAAAGTCGTCTTTATCTATACCGAGCAAAAAGTGAAAGGGGACAACGTTGTCAGATTCCGCAGATTGTTGTCCATTAAAGAAGTGGAAGAATGAACTCCTTCCCGAACGAAGCGGATGCCGTCCTGAAGAGGACGGCATCTTTTGTGCAAATATAAGAATGAATTAGCCGGGGGCTTAACATTTTGACTTATATTTCTACGAGAAACGTACTTGCGTCTTATAAAGACGCCGTCAGGCGTTTCATCTTGAAATATCAGAAAGTATAAGCTTCGCGCTTATCCTTAACCTGATATTTTTACGAGAAACGGATGCATTCCTCTTCCAGAGGACGGCGAAGCCGTTTCTTCTTAGCGATATTGTAAATTCTTGGAGTAAGTTATATAAGCGCTGGCGCATCCTTCTCCCTGCTGTGGGTACGGAACTGCTTCGGCGACATGCCGTAGCGTTTGCGGAATTGCCGGTGAAAGTAGGTGTAATTCACGAAACCGCAGGCTTCCGCGATATGTTCCAGCGGCATCGGACTATAGACGATCCGTTCACGGGCCATCTCCAGGCGAACTTCATTTACATATTTAACAATTGTGGTTCCGTACGCTTCCTTAAATAGATGAACGGCGCGCGAAACGGAAATGTCGACATGGGCGGCAACATCTTCAAGACGGAAGAGAAGCGCCGCATTTTCTTCCACAAACTGCTTCATCCGGTAAGCCAGATAGCCCCTCGGAGAAACGGAAGGACGGTCAATGGTGAGACGGTCGATTTCCATGCACAAAATCTGCAAGTAACAGCTTGAGATTTCCGGAGAAAAATCGGACAGCCGGCGCTGCTCCAACACAATCTGTCGAAAAAGTCCGATTAATGCGTCGTTAAGCGGAATATGAATCAGCGAACTCCGCTGACAGCTGTTCCACCACCAGTCGAGCCACTCTCCCCGGCAAAAAATATGATAATCCCCGCTTTCGACGCGCGGTTCGCCCAGCGGATAATTTTGCTTGTCGATAATCAGGTTGTACGGAACGCCAGGAGCAATGAGCATCAAGCCACCGCTTTTTACATGCGTAATGGCACCGTCAATCAATGCGGCGCAGCAACCCTCGGTCTGAAGACGAATGAGATAATGGGGAAAGCCTTCCGCTTCCGACATCTCGAACGGTTTACGGTGAAAGGAGAATCCGGCAGTTAATATGGTGCAAGGTGCGTCGCTTGGCATATGTCCTCCTGCTCATTTTAAAAGATAATCAGATTGTTCATGTTTTAATCATATTATTCATTTTATTATATTCGCTTTCAGATTACGATGATACTAGTTCTAGGGCATCGAAAATATAATACCAAGAACGAGCAATTCGTTAAGAATCCAGGGAGAGCCGATTGTCTAGGCGTCTAGTGCAGGAGTGTACCAAGACGTAGTAGCAGTATGCAAGAGCCCTTTTGTTCAGGTTCAATGTTTCAGATTTCCCGTCAGGGCGTCGGTCCGGGACTTTCCCGGGCGGTTCGTGGGATCGTTTGCACCATGATGTTGAAAAATGTGGATTCAATAACATTCCCGGGAGTGATTACATGTTGAAGATCGGTTTGCAGCTCTACACGCTCAGAGAAGAACTGGAACGGGATTTCGAAGGCACGCTGCGGAAGGTGGCGGCACTTGGTTACAGCGGCGTCGAATTCTTCCATTATTTCGGCCGAAGCGCCGACGAGGTGAAATCGCTGCTTGAGGAGACCGGATTGACAGCCGTGGGAGCGCACCGCCCTTATGACGTTCTGCTGGAGAATGCCGATGCCGAGATTGACTACATACTAAAGATCGGCAGCCCCTATCTGATCGTGCCTTATCTCAGTGAGGAGCAGCGCTCCGATTGGAGCAAGGTTGCGGCCAATCTGCGGACTCTCGGAGAGAAGTGCAAGGAAAAAGGGGCCGTACTATTTTATCACAACCATGATTTTGAGCTGCGGGAAAGCAGCGGGGGCCTGACCGCATTCGACTATCTCTATAGTGAAGTGCCGTCGGAGCTGCTCCAGGTCGAAATGGATACCTGCTGGGTGCAATACGGCGGATACGATCCCGTGCAGTATATCGGCAAGTATGCCGGTCGGCTTCCCCTGATTCATCTGAAGGATATGAAGCTGCGGGAAGACGGCTCGGCAGAGACGGTCGTGCTCGGCGAAGGCGAAGTCGATCTACCCGCCATTCTGGAGGCTGCAGAACAAGCTGGCGCCGAATGGGCGTTAGTTGAGCAGGATTACTGCAGCCGGCCGCCGATCGAAAGCGTCGCGGCAAGCATGGAATGGCTTAATACAAACTATAAACAAGGAGGCAATATTTATGTCTAAAACACTTAAAATCGCAATTATCGGCTGCGGAGGTATCGCTAATGGCAAGCATTTGCCGAGCCTGTCGCGCCAAAAAACCGCTGAACTGGTCGCCTTCTGCGATATTATCGAAGAGCGGGCCCAGGAAGCCGCTGAGAAATACGGCGCGGAAGGCGCCAAGGTCTATACGGACTACCGCAAGCTGCTGAAGGACGGCGGCATCGACGTGGTGCATGTATGTACGCCGAACGACAGCCACTCGGCAATTTCGGTTGCGGCGCTCGAAGCCGACTGCCACGTGATGTGCGAGAAGCCGATGGCAAAGACGACGGCTCAGGCGCAGGAAATGCTGGACGCCGCCCGCCGGACCGGCAAGAAGCTGTCCATCGCTTACCAGAACCGTTTCCGCAACGACAGCCAATATTTGAAGGAAATGTGCGAGAACGGAGAGCTGGGCGAAGTTTACTACGCCAAGGCGATTGCGCTTCGCCGGCGCGCGGTGCCGACCTGGGGCGTCTTTCTGGATGAAGAGAAGCAGGGCGGCGGACCGCTGATCGATATCGGCACCCACGCGCTCGATCTGACGCTGTGGATGATGGACAATTACAAGCCGCGCAGCGTAACCGGTTCGGTCTTCCACAAGCTCGGACACCGGAAGAACGCCGCCAATGCGTTCGGTCCTTGGGATCCGGAGCAGTTCAAGGTCGAGGATTCCGCGTTCGGCTTCATCACGATGGAGAACGGCGCGACAATCGCGCTGGAATCGAGCTGGGCACTTAATGTCGCCGAGTACGGCGAAGCGAAGACGCTGCTGTGCGGAACGGAAGCAGGCGCCGATATGACGAGCGGCCTCCGTATCAACGGGGAGAAGTCCGGCCGTCTGTACGAGACCAATATCGAGCTTACACCGGGCGGAGTCGCTTTTTATTCGGGCGGAGAAGAGAGCGAAGCGGACCGCGAAGCGCGCCTGTGGCTCGAAGCCGTAATCGAAGACAAAGAACCGCTTGTGAAGCCGGAGCAGGCGCTGGTGGTAACGCAAATTCTAGAGGCCATTTACGAATCTGCCCGTACCGGCAAGACGGTATATTTTGACGGAACCCGGGACATCGAAGCCCAAGATTCAGCTCAACCGGTACTGAATAAATAAATCCACTACACAATCCTTAGTGAAGATTAACGGAGAGGGGAAACACATTCAATGAAACTTGGCGTATTTTTGGTGCTGTTCGGAGGCCGGAAACTGGAAGACGCGCTGGATTATGTAGCGGAGAAAGGGGTTAAAGCGGTCGAAATCGGCACGGGAGGCAATCCGGGAAAAAGACACTGCGATCCGAAGCTGCTGCTTGAAGATGAGCGCGCGCTGAAGGAGTTCAAGCATGCGGTGGAATCTAGAGGACTGATCATCAGCGCGCTCAGCTGCCACGGCAACCCGCTGCATCCGCAAAAGGATCTGGCGCAAAAGGATCACGAGGATTTCCTGAATTCCGTATTATTGGCTGAGAAGCTGGGCGTTCCGGTTGTCAATACATTCTCCGGTTGCCCCGGTGACCATGAGGATGCGAAGTATCCGAACTGGCCGGTTGCCCCCTGGCCGAATGATTTTCAGGAAGTGCTGAAATGGCAGTGGGAAAATAAAATCATTCCTTATTGGACGGAAACGGGAGCCTTTGCGGCTGACCACGGCATCAAGATCGGCCTTGAGCTTCACGGCGGCTTCTCGGTGCATACACCGGCAACGCTGCTCCGCCTGAGAGAAGCGGCGGGCGAAGTGATCGGCGCCAATCTGGACCCGAGCCATATGTGGTGGCAGGGCATCGACCCCGTACAAGCTATTCATGTCCTGGGCCGCGCCGGGGCGATTCACCATTTCCATGCCAAGGATACGGTCATTGATCCGGTCAATGTGAACAAGTACGGTTTGACCGATATGCAGACCTATGACAACATGCTGGACCGCGCATGGCAGTTCCGTACCGTCGGCTACGGCCATGATTTGAAGACCTGGGCGGACATTGTCAGTGCACTTCGACTGGTTGGTTACGACTATGTCGTAAGCATCGAGCACGAGGATGGGCTGATGTCGATCAATGAAGGCTTCTCCAAAGCGGTCGATAATCTGAATCAGGTACTGATCCAGGAGCAGCTCGGCGAAATGTGGTGGCTGTAAGGATTATGTCCTGACAGGACACAGGACGGCTTCAGACGGAGGCGTATTCGAGCACACCGGGGCCGAATTGAATCGGCGCCGGTGTGTTTTTAAAAATATAAGCATGTATGAGCCGAAGGCTTAACATTTTGACTTATATTTCTACGAGAAACGTACTTGCGTCTTATAAAGACGCCGTCAGGCGTTTCTTCTTGATAGCGAGATTGTAGAAAGAAGGGCGGATACCAGTGCAAAATAATAAATGGTGGAAAGAGACGGTAGTATATCAAATTTATCCCCGCAGCTTCCAGGATACGAACGGAGACGGGATCGGGGATCTGAAAGGCATTATTTCCAGACTGGATTATTTGGCGGAGCTCGGAATCGGAGCGATCTGGCTGTCCCCGGTATGCAAATCGCCCCAGGATGACAATGGCTACGATATATCCGACTATCAGGATATCGATCCGATGTTCGGTTCGTTGGATGACATGGAAGCGCTTGTTGACGAGTCCAAGAAGCGAAATATCCGAATTGTTATGGACTTGGTGTTGAACCATTCGTCCGATGAGCATCCGTGGTTTCTGGAGGCGAAGAAGAGCAAGGACAATCCGTATCATGATTACTATGTCTGGAGAGATGGCGTGGAAGGAACGCCGCCCAACGATTTGCGGGGATGCTTCGGCGGGTCCGCATGGGAGTGGGTGCCGGAGCTTGGACAATATTATTTCCATCAGTTTGCCGTGAAGCAGCCGGATCTCAACTGGGATAATCCCAAGGTCCGTCAGGAGATTTATGACATGATCAACTGGTGGATGGATAAGGGAGTAGGCGGGTTCCGGCTGGATGTGATCGACCTGATCGCCAAAGAGCCTGACCGGAAAATCACCGGCAATGGTCCGAATCTTCACAAATATATTCAAGAGCTCAGCAGAGAAACCTTTCAAAAAGGAGATTTGCTGACGGTGGGTGAGACCTGGGGCGCCACTCCGGAAATCGCCAAGCTGTACAGCAATCCGGACGGCAGCGAGTTCTCTATGGTGTTCCAGTTTGAGCATATCGGCCTGGATGAGCAGGAGGGGAAAGGAAAGTGGGATCTTTCACCGCTGGACTTCCTGAAATTGAAGCGGGTGCTGTCCAAATGGCAGACCGAGCTGAAGGGCGAGGCCTGGAACAGCCTGTTCTGGAACAACCACGATCTGCCGCGCATTGTTTCCCGGTGGGGAAATGACGGAGAATACCGCGTAGAATCGGCCAAAATGCTGGCTACCCTCCTCCACGGGATGCAGGGCACCCCTTACATTTATCAGGGTG
This region of Paenibacillus sp. URB8-2 genomic DNA includes:
- a CDS encoding glycoside hydrolase family 13 protein, producing the protein MQNNKWWKETVVYQIYPRSFQDTNGDGIGDLKGIISRLDYLAELGIGAIWLSPVCKSPQDDNGYDISDYQDIDPMFGSLDDMEALVDESKKRNIRIVMDLVLNHSSDEHPWFLEAKKSKDNPYHDYYVWRDGVEGTPPNDLRGCFGGSAWEWVPELGQYYFHQFAVKQPDLNWDNPKVRQEIYDMINWWMDKGVGGFRLDVIDLIAKEPDRKITGNGPNLHKYIQELSRETFQKGDLLTVGETWGATPEIAKLYSNPDGSEFSMVFQFEHIGLDEQEGKGKWDLSPLDFLKLKRVLSKWQTELKGEAWNSLFWNNHDLPRIVSRWGNDGEYRVESAKMLATLLHGMQGTPYIYQGEELGMTNVRYPIGDYRDIELLNLYNERLEGGFAHEAIMESIYAKGRDNARTPMQWDASANAGFTTGQPWIRVNPNYTEINAAVELENPDSIFHYYRQLIRLRKEHNVIVYGDYKLLFPEDKDLYAYTRTLDGITLLVLCNFYGNAVSFDLPEELAGDKELLISNYSDEPSGGSLRPYEARMYLLK
- a CDS encoding AraC family transcriptional regulator; translated protein: MPSDAPCTILTAGFSFHRKPFEMSEAEGFPHYLIRLQTEGCCAALIDGAITHVKSGGLMLIAPGVPYNLIIDKQNYPLGEPRVESGDYHIFCRGEWLDWWWNSCQRSSLIHIPLNDALIGLFRQIVLEQRRLSDFSPEISSCYLQILCMEIDRLTIDRPSVSPRGYLAYRMKQFVEENAALLFRLEDVAAHVDISVSRAVHLFKEAYGTTIVKYVNEVRLEMARERIVYSPMPLEHIAEACGFVNYTYFHRQFRKRYGMSPKQFRTHSREKDAPALI
- a CDS encoding AraC family transcriptional regulator, with the translated sequence MQYYLQIQKAVDYIERHLQQEIGIQEIASSASFSPFHFQRLFLAISGFTVQEYIRKRRLTEASKLLLDSDEGILPIAVAFQYHSQEAFTRAFESYAGMTPGKFRKENAVLTGQPPISFLDYQTKGIEEFEMGKPAIVQLNRTRIIGCEYKTHLDEGRHYRDIPGFYDEFGRNGRYQHIPHRLAPDMAYGVSCRFQDDGGFSFIVGEEAGEFAEVPDSQYVKFELPEGKYAQFKAYGPAEHIQKKRDFIYGVWLPESNYDRREGPDYEVTDVRKSTFPEDMRIKIYIPLV
- a CDS encoding Gfo/Idh/MocA family protein; its protein translation is MSKTLKIAIIGCGGIANGKHLPSLSRQKTAELVAFCDIIEERAQEAAEKYGAEGAKVYTDYRKLLKDGGIDVVHVCTPNDSHSAISVAALEADCHVMCEKPMAKTTAQAQEMLDAARRTGKKLSIAYQNRFRNDSQYLKEMCENGELGEVYYAKAIALRRRAVPTWGVFLDEEKQGGGPLIDIGTHALDLTLWMMDNYKPRSVTGSVFHKLGHRKNAANAFGPWDPEQFKVEDSAFGFITMENGATIALESSWALNVAEYGEAKTLLCGTEAGADMTSGLRINGEKSGRLYETNIELTPGGVAFYSGGEESEADREARLWLEAVIEDKEPLVKPEQALVVTQILEAIYESARTGKTVYFDGTRDIEAQDSAQPVLNK
- a CDS encoding sugar phosphate isomerase/epimerase family protein, which produces MKLGVFLVLFGGRKLEDALDYVAEKGVKAVEIGTGGNPGKRHCDPKLLLEDERALKEFKHAVESRGLIISALSCHGNPLHPQKDLAQKDHEDFLNSVLLAEKLGVPVVNTFSGCPGDHEDAKYPNWPVAPWPNDFQEVLKWQWENKIIPYWTETGAFAADHGIKIGLELHGGFSVHTPATLLRLREAAGEVIGANLDPSHMWWQGIDPVQAIHVLGRAGAIHHFHAKDTVIDPVNVNKYGLTDMQTYDNMLDRAWQFRTVGYGHDLKTWADIVSALRLVGYDYVVSIEHEDGLMSINEGFSKAVDNLNQVLIQEQLGEMWWL
- a CDS encoding TIGR00266 family protein yields the protein MKYDILYEGAFAMLKVQLNPGESVKAEMGAMVAMSPNVELRGTVDGGLMRGLGRMLSGEKFFFQELTAVRGQSEVLLSPGAIGDIQAIELDGSYKLYVQKDGFLAGTQGIQVNTKMQNLARGLFSGEGFFIVEISGRGTVFLSSFGAIHAINLEPGEEMIIDNGHLVAWPDYMDYRIEKAASGWLSSLTSGEAIVCRFRGEGVVLVQSRNPGSFGSWIRSFVPNRSQ
- a CDS encoding sugar phosphate isomerase/epimerase family protein; amino-acid sequence: MLKIGLQLYTLREELERDFEGTLRKVAALGYSGVEFFHYFGRSADEVKSLLEETGLTAVGAHRPYDVLLENADAEIDYILKIGSPYLIVPYLSEEQRSDWSKVAANLRTLGEKCKEKGAVLFYHNHDFELRESSGGLTAFDYLYSEVPSELLQVEMDTCWVQYGGYDPVQYIGKYAGRLPLIHLKDMKLREDGSAETVVLGEGEVDLPAILEAAEQAGAEWALVEQDYCSRPPIESVAASMEWLNTNYKQGGNIYV
- a CDS encoding Fur family transcriptional regulator encodes the protein MNPMDTITQQFAAHNYKLTSQREAIVKVLLDNEKDHLSVEEVYMLVKGSYPQLGLATVYRTLELLCELHIVEKMNFGDGVSRYDLRSEGHDHMHHHLICQSCGKVAEIKDDWLEELESKLEKEYGFAVTDHRLDFKGTYRICTGSGCKREKNGQAIS